In Colwellia sp. M166, a genomic segment contains:
- the tatB gene encoding Sec-independent protein translocase protein TatB, with protein sequence MFDIGFWELLLIAIIGLVVLGPERLPVAIRTVRNWISSIRSFSESVKNELTEELRIQELHANLKKAEQTGMKDLSPEVAASVQSLKEAAEMVNKPYQTAEKTTDSTEKVEQLADNQNEKQSK encoded by the coding sequence ATGTTTGATATTGGTTTTTGGGAACTACTCTTAATCGCAATTATTGGCTTAGTCGTACTAGGCCCTGAACGATTGCCGGTAGCAATTCGTACCGTGCGTAACTGGATAAGTAGTATTCGCAGTTTTAGTGAGAGCGTTAAAAATGAACTTACTGAAGAGCTGCGTATCCAAGAACTGCATGCAAATTTAAAAAAAGCCGAGCAGACCGGTATGAAAGACTTGTCGCCGGAAGTTGCTGCTTCAGTACAATCGCTAAAAGAAGCAGCAGAAATGGTCAATAAACCATATCAAACCGCTGAAAAAACAACTGACTCTACAGAGAAAGTTGAGCAGCTAGCTGATAATCAAAATGAAAAGCAGAGTAAATGA
- the tatA gene encoding Sec-independent protein translocase subunit TatA, which produces MGGIGIWQLLIVAVIIVLLFGTKKLRNLGSDLGSAVKGFKSAVTDETAKKEAESTSDDSLTDKSVEQSKVAEKEKDQV; this is translated from the coding sequence ATGGGTGGTATAGGTATTTGGCAATTATTAATTGTCGCAGTGATTATTGTGTTGTTATTTGGTACGAAAAAACTCCGTAATTTGGGCTCTGATCTGGGCTCGGCAGTAAAAGGGTTTAAAAGTGCGGTAACAGATGAAACTGCAAAAAAAGAAGCCGAATCAACTAGCGATGATAGTTTGACGGATAAATCAGTAGAGCAGAGCAAAGTTGCTGAAAAAGAAAAAGACCAAGTCTAA